In the Clostridium cellulovorans 743B genome, AATAAACCAAAAGGCATCAGCCAGAACTCATCCTGTGACAGATGAAGCTGACCGATGCCGTAATACAAAAGCCGGGTAAACAACTCATCGTCGCTTACTCGGCCACTATGTTTTTTCCTTCTGATTCACTTTCCACGTTACGCTTTGTACCTTTATACATCGCATCCATGATTGCGTCCTTATAATCCGTAAGTTCCATTGGTGAAGTAAGAAGTTCCACCTCATCTGCTGTGAGTTCCGGTTTCTTCTCATTTGGATTTTTAAGGTTGTGAATAAGGATAGGCTGATTACATAAAAGAGTAATAAGCCAGATAATCTCATCGAGAGCCATCTCGAAGTTCTCAGACTTCATGAGCTTCTCTCCAAGGTTCTCCAACCCGCCGTATCGTCCTGCGATTTCCTTTGTCGCACGGGTAGTAAGGAGCATTTCATACTCTGTACCACCAATATTTACAACTGCTGTTCTTTCATCCATATCTGATATCCTCCACTAATTATTCTGTAGTGCCTGTAGTTGTATATGTTGGCTCATATACATCGTCATACCAATTCTTGATAACTGTAGCACTAACGCCTGTATCATCTTCGGACACTTCTGCTTTCCAAGGATGCTTGCCAAGACCGTCCACCTTGTTTCTACGAAGAACCGTTCCTTCAATAGATGGGGTTGAAAACTCAATGCTCTCTCCCTTTGTGGTAAGGTTTGTCGCAGGAATACCAAATTTTACACGGTATAACCAGAAGTAACGGTATTTTCCGTTTGCTTTCTTTGCACGGAATCCAATCGCAACAGGTGTACCACCATCTTCGGATGTTGAAATCAACACATGGTTCTTATCAATGGTTGCTCCTGTAAGGTCACCCGCTACAGATGCACCAATGTCATCAATACCAAGTGTAAGTGTTCCGCTCTGAAACTCTTTTACGATTTCAGCAGCACCGTCATCGGCATACAGCGTAGCCTCTGCCAGTTCCACGGATAATTCCGCAGACATAGCCTTTGCCAAAGACACAGGAGTTGCGTAGGTTTCGTTTCCGTCTGCATCTTCTGTGATTTTCGAATAAAATAATTTATCAAGACCAATCGTAGCCATAATTATTCCTCCATTTCATAATGTTTTGCCACATCAATGGCATAGTGATGGAAGTCCGTATCGTTCTCGTGACCGATGTATCTTCCATCCGTTATCGTGAAATCCCTATCAAGTAGTTCTTTCATAAGTTTCTTTTTCTGTGTGGTGTAATTCCCTTTCACAAACAGGGACAGCCTTGCCTCTTCAATCTCATAACCCGGACGGTTATCCGCATGAACTTCCAAGGAATCACCCATAGGTGTTACCACCACATATTCATTTGGTGCTTTTCCTTTGAACACACCCGTTTCCACAGGCAGACCACAGGATGTAACCACACCTTTAATCTCTGATAGAAAACTCATACCCTTTTAATCTCCTCTTCCAGTTTTTCTTTCATCGCACTAATGGCGGCTGATTTACTCGCACTTTTCGCAGGTTTCATAAAAGGTTTTGCAGGCTGACCACTCTTCCCATACTCAAGAACAGAAGCCAACATCGCATTGCTCTCCCCATCCGGACGTGGTTCAGAAAATCCAACTTTAATGTTAAAATCTCCGTTCTTATCCTGTAGGGGTTGCGAAGTTCCAAGGGCATCCAAAAGCTGACCCGTACTTCGTGACTTATACTTTGTGTCTTTACCAACCACAGACTGTAAATTGGAACGTACCTTTGCCTCCACAACCTCTGCCCCTGCTTCAAGCACCTTCGGTAAAATGACATCCGTTTTCTCTCCAAGCCTTGATACCTTCATCAGAAAGTCATCTGGCATCTTCCAAGATACTTTAGCCACTACTCGTCACCTCCTGTACAAGTGCCTCCAAATACATCCCTCTGCCTTTTACATTCTCAATGGATGTAATCTCAAATTCCTGATCACCGCAGATAATCTTCATATCCGTTGTTACAGTTACATTTGGAATCACACGGAAACGGAACAACTCTGTAGCAGTAGAAAACACCGCCACATTTGCCCATTTCTCACTCCCGTGCCTTCCTTCTCTGTATGCCCGGACAGATGCGATAACCACATCTTTTTCAATAGAA is a window encoding:
- a CDS encoding major tail protein, encoding MATIGLDKLFYSKITEDADGNETYATPVSLAKAMSAELSVELAEATLYADDGAAEIVKEFQSGTLTLGIDDIGASVAGDLTGATIDKNHVLISTSEDGGTPVAIGFRAKKANGKYRYFWLYRVKFGIPATNLTTKGESIEFSTPSIEGTVLRRNKVDGLGKHPWKAEVSEDDTGVSATVIKNWYDDVYEPTYTTTGTTE
- a CDS encoding HK97-gp10 family putative phage morphogenesis protein, whose protein sequence is MAKVSWKMPDDFLMKVSRLGEKTDVILPKVLEAGAEVVEAKVRSNLQSVVGKDTKYKSRSTGQLLDALGTSQPLQDKNGDFNIKVGFSEPRPDGESNAMLASVLEYGKSGQPAKPFMKPAKSASKSAAISAMKEKLEEEIKRV
- a CDS encoding head-tail adaptor protein, yielding MSFGKMTAFIDIVEKQLTTDDEGFSIEKDVVIASVRAYREGRHGSEKWANVAVFSTATELFRFRVIPNVTVTTDMKIICGDQEFEITSIENVKGRGMYLEALVQEVTSSG